Proteins encoded within one genomic window of Triticum aestivum cultivar Chinese Spring chromosome 2D, IWGSC CS RefSeq v2.1, whole genome shotgun sequence:
- the LOC123048860 gene encoding uncharacterized protein isoform X1 — protein MANVAEHGVQMPADPPSGKAAAAPEMGLNLFIRFVALIERLGDALGTLAFTWATVVLLGGYANSNDLGSDFGVLTAIVFLEALRRKPAVAPSTMQHQLDRAAGWCDAVAAAQRLKGSITGGKRGGAKAGTANEMGVGTAAGGESGSRCPKAEDFGGEDQSRTVVSVVGWRDPHVGGGL, from the exons ATGGCGAACGTCGCCGAGCACGGCGTGCAGATGCCGGCGGATCCTCCCTCCGGCAAGGCCGCCGCAGCGCCGGAGATGGGGCTGAATCTTTTCATTCGCTTCGTTGCGCTGATCGAGAGGCTTGGCGACGCCTTGGGCACGCTGGCCTTCACCTGGGCCACCGTCGTCCTGCTCGGCGGCTACGCCAACTCCAACGACCTCGGCTCGGATTTCGGGGTCTTGACGGCCATAGTTTTCCTGGAGGCCTTGAG GCGTAAGCCCGCCGTAGCACCGTCAACaatgcagcaccagctcgaccgTGCGGCGGGTTGGTgtgacgccgtcgccgccgctcagcGGCTGAAGGGTTCTATTACCGGCGGGAAGCGGGGAGGGGCAAAGGCAGGCACGGCGAACGAAATGGGCGTAGGCACGGCGGCGGGAGGGGAAAGTGGAAGCCGCTGCCCGAAAGCCGAAGATTTTGGAGGAGAAGATCAGAGCAGGACAGTAGTATCTGTTGTTGGTTGGCGGGACCCACACGTGGGAGGCGGTCTTTGA
- the LOC123048860 gene encoding uncharacterized protein isoform X3, translating to MANVAEHGVQMPADPPSGKAAAAPEMGLNLFIRFVALIERLGDALGTLAFTWATVVLLGGYANSNDLGSDFGVLTAIVFLEALRVI from the coding sequence ATGGCGAACGTCGCCGAGCACGGCGTGCAGATGCCGGCGGATCCTCCCTCCGGCAAGGCCGCCGCAGCGCCGGAGATGGGGCTGAATCTTTTCATTCGCTTCGTTGCGCTGATCGAGAGGCTTGGCGACGCCTTGGGCACGCTGGCCTTCACCTGGGCCACCGTCGTCCTGCTCGGCGGCTACGCCAACTCCAACGACCTCGGCTCGGATTTCGGGGTCTTGACGGCCATAGTTTTCCTGGAGGCCTTGAG